One genomic segment of Rhizobium gallicum bv. gallicum R602sp includes these proteins:
- a CDS encoding ABC transporter ATP-binding protein, whose product MSDPLLKVESLTKHFPLSAGILKKNGPVVRAVEAVSFSVEAGETLCIVGESGCGKSTVARLLMRLMEPTDGRVLIEGTDIAGLKKHELRAFRRRMQMVFQDPYSSLNPRLTAAQIITEPVENFERLGRSQRQALAADLLQKVGLGPEIMHRLPSELSGGQRQRLGIARALSLKPSLIIADEAVSALDVSVQAQILNLLMDLQQQMGIAFVFISHDLGVVEHIGHRVAVMYLGRIVELATCEALFAKPVHPYTEALIAAAPVPDPTRARLEAPVEGEVPSPINPPTGCAFHPRCPLAVDRCRIDVPPLTSMADGRAVACHVRAPASANAQPDMVGGYSPALSPMIGSHTPRMEVKIFARER is encoded by the coding sequence ATGAGTGATCCTTTGTTGAAAGTCGAAAGCCTGACCAAGCATTTCCCGCTCAGTGCGGGTATCTTGAAGAAGAATGGCCCGGTCGTGCGGGCCGTGGAGGCTGTATCCTTTTCCGTCGAAGCAGGCGAGACACTTTGCATCGTTGGCGAATCCGGCTGCGGTAAATCCACCGTCGCACGGCTTCTGATGCGGCTCATGGAACCGACGGACGGGCGCGTGCTTATCGAAGGAACCGATATTGCGGGGCTCAAGAAGCACGAGCTTCGGGCGTTTCGCCGGCGGATGCAGATGGTCTTTCAGGATCCTTACTCTTCGCTGAACCCACGCCTTACCGCCGCCCAGATCATCACCGAACCCGTCGAGAACTTCGAGCGCCTCGGCCGCAGTCAGCGCCAGGCGCTCGCCGCAGACCTTCTGCAGAAGGTCGGATTGGGGCCCGAAATCATGCACAGGCTTCCGTCCGAACTGTCGGGGGGCCAGCGCCAGCGGCTCGGCATTGCGCGCGCCCTGTCGCTCAAGCCCTCGCTCATCATCGCTGACGAGGCGGTCTCGGCCCTGGACGTTTCCGTGCAGGCACAGATCCTCAATCTGCTGATGGATCTCCAGCAGCAGATGGGCATCGCCTTCGTCTTCATCTCGCATGATCTCGGCGTCGTGGAGCACATTGGGCATCGCGTCGCCGTCATGTATCTGGGTCGCATCGTCGAACTGGCCACATGCGAGGCACTCTTCGCCAAGCCGGTCCACCCCTATACCGAGGCGCTGATAGCAGCAGCTCCGGTGCCGGATCCGACGCGGGCGCGGCTGGAGGCGCCGGTAGAAGGCGAGGTGCCGAGCCCGATCAATCCGCCGACGGGCTGCGCCTTCCATCCGCGCTGTCCGCTCGCCGTCGACCGTTGCCGCATCGACGTGCCGCCGCTGACGTCGATGGCCGACGGCCGCGCCGTCGCTTGTCACGTGCGCGCTCCCGCGTCAGCCAATGCTCAACCCGATATGGTGGGCGGCTATTCGCCTGCGCTCAGCCCGATGATCGGTTCCCATACCCCACGTATGGAAGTCAAAATATTCGCCCGTGAAAGGTAG
- a CDS encoding CapA family protein yields the protein MEKHLHENGRVDDFDTVGSIETNVADGFTMAAVGDLLFARPVTKGRHPGFDEVVKILKDADVTFGNLETNILDVRSKGCPQAEYGGAYCISAPELGPDLKAMGFNMLSRANNHTVDWGVEGMRETSRALDENGLVHAGAGENLAQAGAARFLETISGRVALVSLATTFGPMARACDSVGEAPGRPGLNALRLQKSIVVPREQLEHLRQIRASLQGYGPPPHDKDRVVLGGMIYEGGEKAGYSYKPNSRDISGILRNVRRGKQFSDFCIVTNHGHEPGEWSLEPPDYEQSFARRVIDAGADAYIVHGPHILRGIEIYKGRPIFYSLGNFFCQDLRTPVGADMFDVYDKDPRVHTDAEVTIDEVAMGYPTAEGLVGSQSGPAFYESVVTISRYEVNQLAELRLYPIELGRSKRFANRGVPRLAVQAQARVILERLQKLSEPFGTKIEIEAGVGLVRLKPGSA from the coding sequence ATGGAAAAACATTTGCACGAAAATGGCCGCGTTGATGACTTTGATACCGTCGGATCAATCGAGACGAACGTTGCAGACGGCTTCACAATGGCAGCAGTTGGTGACCTGCTGTTTGCGCGACCAGTGACCAAGGGCCGACATCCCGGGTTTGATGAAGTTGTAAAGATTCTTAAGGATGCCGATGTCACGTTCGGAAATTTAGAGACAAATATCTTGGATGTTCGGTCGAAGGGATGCCCACAGGCCGAGTATGGCGGTGCGTATTGCATCAGCGCACCCGAGCTGGGGCCCGACCTAAAAGCGATGGGATTTAATATGCTCAGTCGGGCGAACAACCACACAGTCGACTGGGGTGTTGAGGGCATGCGCGAGACAAGCAGGGCACTCGACGAGAACGGCCTCGTCCATGCAGGTGCGGGGGAAAATCTAGCTCAAGCAGGCGCCGCTCGTTTTTTGGAGACAATAAGTGGGCGCGTCGCTTTGGTATCACTCGCCACCACGTTCGGGCCCATGGCTCGCGCGTGCGATTCGGTCGGCGAGGCGCCTGGCAGGCCGGGGCTTAATGCGCTTCGATTGCAAAAATCTATAGTTGTACCGCGCGAACAGCTTGAACATCTCAGGCAAATTCGCGCAAGTTTGCAAGGTTATGGTCCGCCGCCGCATGATAAGGATCGGGTCGTGCTTGGCGGGATGATATACGAAGGCGGGGAGAAGGCGGGTTACAGCTACAAACCGAACTCTCGCGATATTTCTGGCATTTTGCGGAATGTTCGCCGCGGAAAGCAATTCTCCGACTTTTGTATCGTCACCAATCACGGGCACGAGCCCGGCGAATGGAGCCTGGAACCGCCCGATTACGAACAATCATTTGCGCGCCGCGTGATAGATGCCGGAGCGGATGCATATATTGTACACGGACCGCATATATTGCGTGGCATCGAAATCTACAAAGGACGACCGATCTTTTACAGTCTGGGAAATTTCTTCTGCCAAGACCTTCGTACACCGGTCGGCGCCGACATGTTCGACGTGTATGACAAGGATCCAAGAGTTCACACGGATGCCGAGGTGACGATCGATGAGGTCGCAATGGGGTATCCAACAGCAGAAGGATTAGTTGGCTCTCAATCCGGTCCGGCTTTCTATGAGAGCGTTGTAACCATCAGCCGTTATGAAGTCAATCAGCTTGCGGAATTGAGGCTGTATCCGATCGAACTCGGTCGATCGAAGAGGTTCGCCAACCGGGGTGTGCCGAGGCTTGCTGTTCAAGCGCAAGCAAGGGTAATTCTCGAACGGTTGCAGAAACTATCGGAGCCCTTTGGGACCAAAATTGAGATAGAAGCCGGGGTTGGGTTGGTCCGACTTAAGCCGGGCTCCGCCTAA
- a CDS encoding ABC transporter ATP-binding protein codes for MDRIRMDLRGGAFRNVLAFTVRHWSRQPARLAIIMTAVLASTLGDVLTPLYSGRLVDAVAKGAATKAIAWDAALAAFSMLIALALGAIVMRHVAFIRIIDLTLKMMTDISIDAFHRVQRLSTEWHANGFAGSTVRKITRGARALELLNDTLLIALFSSLSMLIGSAVLLGWYWPITGLIIACGSFVYVALTITLSLGYVAPLASLANSWDTRLGGALADAISCNAVVKGFGAEQREDERLAKVIAKWRRRMRRTWIRGTINGTTQGITLLALRAAVIGYALLLWSRGQASPGDVAFVLTSFSLLRGYLRDVGMHVRNLQRSVNDMEELVDLQSQPLGIADRPEAKPIHITKGRIDFENVHFHYGTGVPLYNDFSVSIKAGEQVGLVGPSGSGKTTFVKLIQRLYDLNGGRILIDGQDVSKVTQASLRSQIAIVQQECLLLNRSLAENIAYGHPSAGQAEIEQAARLASAHEFIARLPKGYLTLVGERGVKLSGGERQRVAIARAFLTNAPILILDEATSSLDSESEALIQKAMERLMVGRTTLIIAHRLSTVRALDRLLVFERGCIIEQGDHAALIRLDGGIYRRLFERQALELTEELTQFSSR; via the coding sequence ATGGATCGAATCCGTATGGATCTGCGCGGCGGCGCTTTTCGCAACGTCCTCGCTTTCACTGTTCGCCACTGGAGCAGGCAGCCGGCCCGGCTCGCGATCATCATGACCGCGGTGCTCGCCTCCACGCTGGGTGACGTGCTGACACCGCTCTATTCAGGCCGGCTGGTAGACGCCGTCGCGAAGGGAGCCGCAACAAAGGCCATAGCGTGGGATGCAGCGCTCGCGGCCTTCTCTATGCTGATTGCGCTCGCGCTCGGCGCCATAGTCATGCGTCACGTTGCTTTCATTCGCATTATCGATCTAACGCTGAAGATGATGACCGACATCTCGATCGATGCATTCCATCGCGTTCAGCGCTTGTCGACGGAGTGGCATGCCAATGGCTTCGCTGGCTCGACGGTGCGCAAGATCACGCGAGGCGCGCGGGCGCTCGAGCTCTTGAACGACACGCTTCTCATCGCGTTGTTTTCCTCTCTCAGCATGCTAATCGGCTCGGCCGTGCTGCTGGGCTGGTACTGGCCGATAACGGGCCTGATTATTGCCTGCGGCTCCTTTGTATACGTCGCCCTGACGATCACGCTATCGCTCGGCTATGTCGCGCCCTTGGCGAGCCTTGCTAATAGCTGGGATACCCGGCTTGGCGGCGCGCTCGCGGACGCGATCAGCTGCAACGCGGTTGTCAAAGGCTTCGGAGCCGAACAACGGGAAGACGAGCGCCTGGCGAAGGTCATCGCCAAGTGGCGGCGCAGGATGCGCCGGACCTGGATACGGGGTACGATCAACGGCACAACCCAAGGTATAACTCTACTCGCGCTCAGGGCGGCAGTCATCGGCTATGCGCTACTTCTATGGTCACGCGGTCAGGCGTCCCCGGGCGATGTCGCCTTCGTGCTCACCTCGTTCTCCCTGCTGCGAGGCTATCTGCGCGACGTCGGCATGCACGTTCGCAACCTGCAGCGCTCGGTCAATGATATGGAGGAGCTGGTCGATCTCCAGAGCCAGCCGCTCGGCATCGCTGATCGCCCGGAAGCTAAGCCGATCCATATCACGAAGGGCCGCATCGATTTCGAGAACGTCCATTTCCACTATGGTACTGGGGTGCCACTCTACAATGACTTTTCGGTGTCGATTAAGGCCGGCGAACAGGTCGGTCTGGTCGGTCCGTCCGGCTCCGGCAAGACCACCTTTGTAAAGCTCATCCAGCGGCTCTACGACCTGAACGGCGGCCGAATCCTGATCGATGGCCAGGACGTTTCGAAGGTGACGCAGGCTTCGCTGCGCTCGCAGATCGCGATCGTGCAGCAGGAATGCCTGTTGTTGAATCGATCGCTCGCCGAGAACATCGCCTATGGCCATCCTAGCGCCGGCCAGGCCGAAATCGAACAAGCGGCCCGGCTCGCCAGCGCGCACGAGTTCATCGCGCGCCTGCCGAAGGGCTACCTCACTCTGGTAGGCGAACGCGGCGTGAAGCTTTCCGGCGGCGAGCGCCAGCGGGTGGCGATCGCGCGCGCCTTCCTGACAAATGCACCGATCCTAATCCTCGACGAGGCGACATCGAGCCTAGACTCGGAATCGGAGGCGCTGATCCAAAAGGCGATGGAGCGGCTGATGGTCGGGCGCACCACGCTGATCATCGCGCACCGACTCTCGACGGTGCGCGCGCTCGACCGGCTACTCGTCTTCGAACGCGGCTGCATCATCGAGCAGGGCGATCATGCCGCGCTGATCCGCCTCGACGGCGGCATCTACCGCCGCCTATTTGAGCGACAGGCACTGGAATTAACCGAAGAGCTCACTCAGTTCTCGTCACGTTAA
- a CDS encoding IucA/IucC family protein: protein MDKNISSAADPIHSEDRALLTNASRNAINRLVRCLFAERLLDPDALLWAKDDREAWFPLWASQRVLHFTDLRLAPAGIVQNRGQVEVLYGTGGQQRIEDPAALISEVVPSLAITPAPNGLEHLLRDVDSSVCNDILARRHREQWSSELRGQIAQAGASGFLAYLEENLPPHLAAMTLDQWGALEGHPFYPTWKAKPGLAPEDVVALSPEFGARVRLRIVALRSDWAYVEKMPHVGGYSEWFARNFPELWRDWADGMTARGKATEDWVPLPVHAWHLENFVRREFAPEIEAGVLDPDGPELVTLPSMSFRTMLPESEEPRPFVKVPVAIRMTSAQRTLQGRWIRMGPRLSTRISDILSKEDDLRDEVEIFTEELGAILRHPDTGDEHRGRFLSVVYRNVDALARCDGLLPVTVAALLTASPLDDRPLICELIARNGTESEATVAAFFRGYARTVVRPALTMYLLYGIAFEAHQQNSIILFDSHGQPRKLLIRDFGDGRSFAPLSKERGYVKGVLSTTFDDDIRPVRSYLIYACFFCHLHEIALCLTDQYSVLGDSLWRVLREETEKVFEALRPRMLSNEFWTEERQAFLEQPWPAHSVMRTLMERNRDSRAEHQMPNPLADELRSAQSPRYAP, encoded by the coding sequence ATGGATAAGAACATCTCTTCCGCTGCGGATCCCATCCACAGTGAAGATCGCGCGCTTCTGACGAATGCATCGCGCAACGCAATTAACCGGCTGGTTCGCTGCCTGTTCGCTGAGCGTCTGCTCGATCCAGATGCGTTGCTGTGGGCGAAGGATGACCGGGAGGCTTGGTTCCCCCTCTGGGCTTCGCAGCGTGTGCTACATTTCACTGACCTGCGCCTTGCGCCCGCCGGAATAGTGCAAAATCGCGGGCAGGTCGAAGTGCTTTATGGAACCGGCGGTCAGCAAAGGATCGAGGATCCCGCCGCCTTGATAAGCGAAGTCGTTCCGTCTCTCGCGATTACGCCGGCCCCCAACGGACTGGAGCATCTGCTGCGCGACGTCGACAGCAGCGTGTGTAACGACATTCTCGCGCGGCGCCATCGCGAACAGTGGAGCTCCGAGCTAAGGGGGCAAATCGCCCAAGCGGGTGCGTCTGGATTCCTCGCCTATCTCGAAGAAAACTTGCCGCCGCACCTCGCGGCGATGACCCTCGACCAATGGGGCGCGCTGGAAGGCCATCCATTCTATCCGACCTGGAAGGCCAAGCCCGGCCTCGCCCCCGAGGACGTTGTTGCATTGTCGCCTGAGTTCGGCGCGCGGGTGCGCCTGCGCATCGTGGCGCTCCGCAGCGATTGGGCCTATGTGGAGAAGATGCCGCATGTGGGCGGCTATTCGGAATGGTTCGCCCGGAACTTTCCCGAACTCTGGCGCGACTGGGCGGACGGTATGACGGCACGCGGCAAAGCGACGGAGGACTGGGTGCCTCTGCCCGTTCACGCCTGGCACCTCGAGAATTTCGTGCGACGCGAATTCGCGCCCGAAATCGAGGCCGGTGTTCTCGATCCGGACGGTCCGGAACTTGTGACGCTACCCTCCATGTCGTTCCGCACAATGCTGCCGGAATCGGAGGAGCCGAGACCCTTTGTCAAAGTGCCGGTCGCCATCCGGATGACGAGCGCACAGCGCACCCTTCAGGGAAGGTGGATCCGCATGGGCCCGCGCCTCAGCACGCGGATTTCCGACATCCTGTCAAAGGAGGATGATCTTCGCGATGAGGTGGAAATCTTCACCGAAGAGTTGGGCGCTATTTTGCGTCATCCGGACACGGGCGACGAGCATCGTGGCCGTTTCCTGTCGGTCGTGTATCGCAACGTCGATGCCCTGGCACGCTGCGATGGTCTGCTACCCGTCACCGTTGCAGCGCTGCTGACGGCAAGCCCGCTGGACGACCGGCCGCTGATCTGTGAGCTCATCGCCAGAAACGGCACCGAGAGCGAGGCAACGGTCGCAGCCTTCTTCCGTGGCTATGCCCGCACCGTTGTTCGCCCGGCACTCACCATGTATCTTCTCTACGGGATTGCCTTCGAGGCGCATCAGCAGAACAGCATCATCCTGTTCGACAGTCACGGCCAGCCGCGGAAGCTGCTGATCCGCGACTTCGGCGACGGCCGCAGCTTCGCGCCGCTCTCTAAAGAGAGGGGCTATGTCAAGGGTGTTCTGTCGACGACCTTCGACGACGACATCAGGCCCGTGCGCTCTTACCTCATCTATGCGTGCTTTTTCTGCCATCTCCACGAAATCGCACTCTGCCTAACTGATCAATATTCAGTCCTCGGCGACAGCCTGTGGCGTGTCCTGCGGGAAGAGACCGAAAAAGTCTTCGAGGCGTTGCGGCCGCGCATGCTGTCGAATGAATTTTGGACTGAAGAGCGGCAGGCCTTTCTCGAACAGCCTTGGCCGGCCCATTCGGTCATGCGGACGCTCATGGAGCGCAATCGCGACTCCAGGGCCGAACACCAAATGCCTAATCCGTTGGCAGACGAGCTGCGATCAGCGCAGTCGCCGCGCTACGCGCCTTAA
- a CDS encoding ISL3 family transposase yields MSTKFRPSDLVPTGFIAERITHIDDETCILLSRAGAAAACPACGRMSRTVRSRYRRQVADLPLSGKRVRLLVQTRRFACDAVLCGRQIFAERFGDVLPPYARRTGRLEHVVHHLALALGGRPAARFAQRLMLPLSNDTLLRVIRRQGLPPSTPPSVIGIDDWAWRRNHRYGTIVCDLERRRPVRLLPDREPATAEAWLRQNAQIQIIARDRGGAYGLAAARALPDAVQVADRWHLMENASRAFLDAVRKSMRQIRKTLGATRVNPRLLTAAERLQYEGYLRREQTNAAIIALAKDGVTIKEIVRRTGHSRGLVRQVLRGQRNDVFRSRESSLEPYLEWLDAQWAAGKRNGTELWRRLRTQGFRGSRRVVSEWATRRKRADKADAESLTRIPSGRTIARLLTTNRDNLTKSETVTIAAIESGVPLLIAARDIITDFHLMVRRKLENQLVPWIDRARDSLVASFGNGVAKDIQAVRAAIVTPWSNGQTEGLITKLKLVKREMYGRGKLDLLQARLIGAT; encoded by the coding sequence ATGAGCACCAAGTTTCGCCCCTCTGATTTGGTACCAACTGGCTTCATCGCCGAACGCATCACCCACATTGACGATGAGACCTGCATTTTGCTTTCCCGAGCCGGTGCTGCGGCGGCGTGTCCGGCATGCGGACGAATGTCGCGAACGGTTCGAAGTCGCTATCGCCGCCAAGTCGCGGACCTTCCCCTCTCTGGGAAACGCGTCAGGCTGCTCGTGCAGACACGAAGGTTCGCTTGTGATGCCGTGCTCTGCGGCAGACAGATATTCGCTGAGCGGTTTGGCGATGTGCTGCCGCCCTATGCCAGACGAACCGGACGCCTCGAGCATGTCGTCCACCATTTGGCGCTTGCGCTTGGAGGACGCCCGGCGGCGCGTTTTGCCCAGCGGCTGATGCTTCCCCTCAGCAACGACACCTTGCTCCGCGTCATCCGCAGGCAAGGACTACCGCCGTCGACCCCGCCCTCGGTGATTGGCATCGACGACTGGGCCTGGCGGCGCAATCATCGCTACGGCACGATCGTGTGTGACCTGGAGCGTCGGCGGCCGGTCCGTCTGCTGCCGGACCGCGAGCCGGCGACGGCGGAAGCTTGGCTGCGGCAGAATGCCCAAATCCAAATCATTGCCCGCGATCGTGGCGGCGCTTACGGGTTGGCGGCCGCAAGGGCATTGCCCGATGCAGTGCAGGTCGCCGATCGATGGCATTTGATGGAGAATGCCAGCCGTGCGTTCCTGGATGCGGTCCGCAAATCGATGCGACAAATCCGCAAGACGCTCGGAGCAACGCGGGTCAATCCCAGGCTGCTGACCGCGGCCGAACGCCTTCAATACGAAGGCTATCTCCGGCGCGAACAGACCAACGCGGCCATCATTGCGCTGGCAAAGGACGGTGTCACGATCAAGGAAATCGTGCGCCGTACCGGTCATAGCCGCGGCTTGGTCCGCCAGGTGCTCAGAGGGCAACGAAACGATGTCTTTCGGTCACGGGAAAGCTCGTTGGAGCCATATCTCGAATGGCTCGACGCGCAATGGGCTGCCGGCAAGCGGAACGGCACTGAGCTGTGGCGGCGTTTGAGAACTCAGGGCTTTCGTGGTTCGCGCCGGGTCGTGAGTGAATGGGCCACACGGCGGAAGCGGGCCGACAAGGCCGATGCGGAATCATTGACCCGCATTCCCTCCGGCAGGACGATTGCTCGCCTCTTAACAACCAACAGAGACAACCTGACGAAATCCGAAACCGTCACCATCGCCGCGATCGAAAGCGGCGTCCCGTTGCTCATTGCGGCTCGCGATATCATTACCGACTTCCATCTGATGGTTCGGCGCAAATTGGAAAACCAGCTCGTGCCGTGGATCGACCGCGCCCGAGACAGTCTGGTCGCCTCCTTTGGCAACGGCGTAGCGAAAGACATTCAGGCGGTTCGGGCGGCGATCGTCACACCATGGTCCAATGGGCAAACCGAAGGGCTGATCACCAAGCTCAAGCTGGTAAAGCGCGAGATGTACGGACGCGGAAAGCTTGATCTTCTTCAAGCCCGCCTGATTGGCGCAACATGA
- the tnpA gene encoding IS66-like element accessory protein TnpA yields MRIDILGQERRRRWSDEKKLDIVMSVGVDGATVTEVAHRHDVTRQQIYKWRRELKMKGLLAPSPNALFLPVDIPVVQNPPHRREDAGGLPPMIELQLCCGRSLRFDSGVDTVVLTSSSGRWKQHDWTRDRRSGLPCLRCYGHEEGCQSAFKIGSDADLVQFSHVAPIRRA; encoded by the coding sequence ATGCGGATCGATATTCTTGGACAGGAACGGCGTCGACGTTGGAGCGATGAGAAGAAGCTCGACATTGTCATGTCGGTTGGGGTCGATGGTGCGACGGTGACCGAAGTCGCGCACCGGCACGATGTGACGCGGCAGCAGATTTACAAATGGCGCCGTGAGCTGAAGATGAAGGGACTATTGGCGCCGTCGCCGAATGCCCTGTTCCTTCCGGTTGACATACCTGTTGTGCAGAACCCGCCCCATAGGCGCGAAGATGCCGGCGGTTTGCCGCCGATGATCGAATTGCAACTATGCTGCGGACGAAGCCTCCGCTTTGACAGCGGCGTGGATACCGTCGTTCTGACAAGCTCATCCGGGCGGTGGAAGCAGCATGATTGGACCAGGGACCGGCGTTCGGGTCTACCTTGCCTGCGGTGCTACGGACATGAGGAAGGGTGTCAATCGGCGTTCAAAATTGGCTCTGACGCAGATTTGGTGCAATTCTCTCATGTTGCGCCAATCAGGCGGGCTTGA
- a CDS encoding HNH endonuclease: MDALLSAIRQKVHKIAEYENLSPDPREALNREKIEDTTALRPVVLRRYQTAFRQALLNKRSNCCAITGTSELSVFEAAHIIPYSERFADRDKLENGLLLRSDIHKLFDAHLISINPKTKEVEVSDRIGSSDYLSLRAKAIADDVSPKSLDSHFENFQKHRT, encoded by the coding sequence GTGGACGCGCTTCTGTCCGCAATCAGGCAAAAAGTCCACAAGATCGCGGAATACGAGAACCTGAGCCCCGACCCGCGTGAAGCCCTAAACCGAGAGAAGATCGAAGACACCACGGCCCTACGCCCGGTGGTCTTGCGGCGATACCAGACCGCGTTCCGGCAAGCGCTCTTGAATAAGCGCTCCAACTGCTGCGCGATAACCGGCACGAGCGAATTATCGGTCTTCGAGGCTGCACACATCATTCCATATTCAGAGAGGTTTGCCGACCGCGACAAGCTGGAGAATGGCCTTCTGCTTAGAAGTGATATTCACAAACTATTTGACGCGCACCTTATCTCCATCAATCCCAAGACTAAGGAAGTTGAAGTTTCTGACCGCATTGGATCATCGGACTATTTGAGCCTTCGCGCCAAAGCCATTGCGGATGATGTTTCCCCAAAGAGCCTAGATTCTCACTTCGAGAACTTTCAGAAACATCGTACATAA
- a CDS encoding DUF3732 domain-containing protein produces the protein MHFQILSLILWPKADHPPRVLHFEPGMVNVITGASKTGKSAVIPIIDYCLASGKCSIPVGTIRNTCEWFGIVVDTLEGKKLLARREPGEAKQTGDMFLLEGDEIDIPDRITEKNTNADIVKRKLGELSGLSRLRINPDADAAYQSRVSFRDLIAFNFQPQYIVANPLALFFGADTTEHREKLKAIFPYVLGALTPEMVAARWEIDRLQRILRQAESALSTVKKAVRAWQAETTGWLRQALELGLLPQGTAIPEDEPNQTIDLLRAATRADTRTSFATVDSIEPSLRQLEVLQNRESETAARLSILRQHLGEVERLVDSSRKYGGAIRIQKDRLDIAEWLKSRTEAASDPIAVLADGREKIDALVQALAGIEIQLRTQPSLSDSFDKERLRIRSDLEEATKALAAVRQEITILERRSDEVREATYRRDRVERFLGRLEQALETFERAEDGGTQAEEIGRLQDLIEEQKAIYSEQQVRRRTENALLYVSKIAASILPKLDGEWPDAPIEVLIDDLTVRVVHPDRKDYLWEIGSGANWLAYHVAVTLSLQRFFRELPDHCVPGFLVYDQPSQVYFPSGFDKPGRDAPGRTRNQDVAAVRGVFSAIADEIVLAKGQLQAIVLDHAGADVWGELIGVVPIAEWRDGDALVPDSWIAPPNSA, from the coding sequence ATGCATTTCCAGATTCTTAGCTTGATCCTCTGGCCCAAGGCTGATCATCCGCCGCGTGTCCTGCATTTCGAACCCGGGATGGTGAACGTCATCACCGGCGCGTCAAAGACCGGGAAATCAGCGGTAATCCCAATTATCGACTACTGCCTGGCGTCTGGCAAATGCAGCATTCCGGTTGGGACGATACGCAATACCTGCGAATGGTTCGGTATCGTAGTGGATACCCTCGAAGGCAAAAAGCTTCTGGCTCGGCGGGAACCTGGCGAGGCAAAGCAGACCGGCGACATGTTCCTCCTAGAAGGCGACGAGATCGATATCCCCGATCGGATCACCGAGAAGAACACGAACGCGGACATCGTCAAACGCAAGCTCGGCGAGCTGTCCGGCCTGTCGCGGCTCCGGATCAATCCGGATGCGGACGCGGCCTATCAAAGCCGGGTAAGCTTTCGCGACCTCATCGCATTCAACTTCCAGCCTCAATACATCGTTGCGAACCCGCTTGCCCTGTTTTTCGGAGCGGACACGACCGAACATCGAGAGAAGCTAAAGGCTATTTTCCCCTACGTCCTCGGTGCTTTGACTCCGGAAATGGTTGCGGCGCGATGGGAGATTGACCGCCTGCAGCGCATTCTTCGCCAAGCAGAATCCGCTTTGTCTACGGTCAAGAAAGCGGTCCGTGCCTGGCAGGCGGAAACCACCGGGTGGCTCAGACAGGCGCTCGAGCTCGGGCTCCTCCCACAGGGAACGGCAATTCCCGAAGATGAGCCCAACCAGACGATAGACCTCCTCCGTGCGGCGACGCGCGCCGACACTCGAACATCATTCGCGACCGTCGACTCGATCGAGCCCTCGCTCCGTCAGCTCGAAGTCTTGCAAAACCGGGAATCAGAAACCGCTGCGAGGCTCTCCATTCTCCGGCAACACCTCGGAGAGGTGGAACGTCTTGTAGACAGCAGCCGAAAGTACGGCGGCGCTATTCGCATCCAGAAGGACCGGCTGGACATCGCGGAGTGGCTCAAGTCTAGGACGGAAGCCGCCAGCGACCCGATAGCGGTGCTTGCGGATGGTCGCGAGAAAATTGACGCGCTCGTGCAGGCGCTGGCGGGAATTGAAATCCAGTTGCGCACGCAACCGAGCCTATCCGACTCTTTCGATAAGGAACGTCTACGGATCAGGTCGGACCTTGAAGAGGCAACGAAAGCCTTGGCCGCAGTTCGCCAGGAGATCACGATCCTCGAACGCCGATCGGACGAGGTCAGGGAAGCAACTTACCGAAGAGACAGAGTTGAGCGTTTCCTCGGTCGTCTGGAACAGGCGCTCGAGACATTCGAGCGCGCCGAGGATGGTGGCACGCAGGCGGAAGAGATTGGTCGACTGCAGGACCTGATCGAAGAACAGAAGGCGATTTACTCCGAGCAGCAGGTTCGCAGGCGTACCGAGAACGCGCTGCTATATGTCTCGAAAATTGCGGCCTCCATCCTGCCCAAGCTTGATGGCGAGTGGCCTGATGCGCCGATTGAGGTATTGATCGACGACCTGACTGTCCGCGTCGTGCATCCCGACCGCAAGGACTACCTATGGGAAATCGGCAGTGGCGCAAACTGGCTCGCCTACCACGTCGCGGTAACCCTGTCGCTCCAGCGCTTCTTCAGGGAGCTTCCGGATCATTGTGTCCCGGGATTCCTTGTGTACGACCAACCAAGCCAGGTCTACTTCCCGTCGGGGTTTGACAAACCAGGTCGGGACGCGCCAGGTCGAACGCGCAATCAGGACGTTGCCGCCGTCCGGGGAGTGTTCTCAGCCATCGCGGACGAGATCGTTCTTGCGAAGGGCCAGTTGCAGGCAATTGTGCTCGACCATGCCGGCGCTGACGTTTGGGGAGAACTCATTGGCGTCGTGCCTATCGCCGAATGGCGGGATGGTGACGCACTCGTTCCGGATTCATGGATCGCTCCTCCGAACTCGGCCTGA